A portion of the Oxynema aestuarii AP17 genome contains these proteins:
- a CDS encoding response regulator, with protein sequence MNSLDSERSKILVVDDHQASRMTAVALLSVEGYEMLEADSGPAALECIKKTNPDLILLDVMMPGMDGFEVCRHLKQDESTRLIPIIFITALNDRRSRIRGIEAGGDDFLTKPFDHLELSARVKSLVRQKRLNEDLDHAEKVLFSIAKTVETRDPNTGDHCERLVALGRAFGSYLNLSRPQIRNLEWAGYLHDIGKIGIPDAVLLKKGKFDAEEWAIMKQHVLIGEKICQPLRTMSGVRPIVRHHHERWDGSGYPDGLVGDAIPYMAQVFQLLDIYDALTSERPYKKAFSPEKALAILDEEVERGWRNPKLVESFKDFICNIHLQNAAAIPESEPSPLVATG encoded by the coding sequence GTGAACTCCCTCGATTCAGAGCGTTCTAAAATACTCGTCGTCGATGACCATCAAGCCAGTCGCATGACCGCAGTCGCATTATTATCTGTCGAAGGTTATGAAATGCTCGAAGCAGATAGCGGTCCGGCGGCTCTTGAGTGCATCAAAAAAACCAACCCCGATCTAATCCTCTTAGACGTAATGATGCCAGGAATGGACGGGTTTGAAGTTTGTCGTCATCTCAAACAAGACGAATCGACGCGGTTAATTCCAATTATTTTCATTACCGCCCTCAACGATCGCCGATCGCGGATCCGAGGTATCGAAGCAGGCGGCGATGACTTCCTCACCAAGCCCTTCGACCACCTCGAACTCTCGGCGCGGGTGAAATCCCTCGTGCGTCAAAAACGACTCAACGAAGACCTCGACCACGCCGAAAAAGTCCTCTTTTCGATCGCCAAAACCGTCGAAACCCGCGATCCCAACACCGGAGACCACTGCGAACGACTCGTCGCCCTCGGTCGCGCCTTCGGCAGTTATCTGAACCTGTCGCGACCGCAAATTCGCAATTTAGAATGGGCCGGATACCTGCACGACATCGGTAAAATCGGTATTCCCGATGCAGTGTTGCTCAAAAAAGGCAAATTCGACGCCGAAGAATGGGCGATCATGAAACAACACGTGCTCATCGGCGAAAAAATCTGTCAACCCCTGCGGACCATGAGCGGCGTCCGACCGATCGTGCGCCATCATCACGAACGCTGGGACGGAAGCGGCTACCCCGACGGACTCGTAGGCGATGCGATTCCCTACATGGCTCAAGTCTTTCAACTGCTCGATATTTACGACGCCCTCACCAGCGAACGGCCTTATAAAAAAGCTTTTTCCCCCGAAAAAGCCTTAGCCATTCTCGATGAAGAAGTCGAACGCGGCTGGCGCAACCCGAAACTGGTTGAAAGTTTTAAAGATTTTATTTGCAATATCCACTTGCAAAACGCCGCCGCGATTCCCGAGTCCGAACCCAGTCCACTGGTTGCCACCGGGTGA
- a CDS encoding tRNA (5-methylaminomethyl-2-thiouridine)(34)-methyltransferase MnmD, with amino-acid sequence MTDGDRFTPQLTADGSFTFFSPEFGESFHSHFGARQEAQSKFVEPTQLALKARSGIVRILDVCYGLGYNSAAAFATIWAVNADCRIEWFGLESDRRVPEGAIAHHLLDPWGSAIVETLSQLARDREIHTDRLDARLLLGDARQTVNTVIGANFQADAIFLDPFSPPQCPQLWTVEFLHLLSRCLHPHGRLATYSCAAAVRAALIAVGLSIGSTPPVGRKAPGTVASFSAIAESPLSPQEREHLQTRAAIPYRDRQLQDPASEIIRRRQLEQQTCQLEPTSRWKKRWMLASTAPDSAPNSPGKLDENLA; translated from the coding sequence ATGACCGATGGCGATCGCTTTACCCCGCAACTCACCGCAGACGGCTCCTTTACCTTTTTCTCCCCCGAATTTGGCGAAAGCTTTCATTCTCACTTCGGCGCGCGACAAGAAGCCCAATCTAAATTTGTAGAACCGACCCAGTTAGCCCTCAAAGCCCGTAGCGGCATCGTGCGGATCTTAGATGTTTGTTACGGCTTGGGATATAACAGTGCCGCCGCCTTCGCCACCATTTGGGCCGTCAATGCCGACTGTCGGATCGAATGGTTCGGACTCGAATCCGATCGCCGCGTCCCCGAAGGGGCGATCGCCCATCACCTGCTCGACCCCTGGGGATCGGCGATCGTCGAAACCTTAAGCCAGTTAGCGCGCGATCGCGAAATTCACACCGACCGACTCGACGCCCGCCTCCTCCTCGGCGACGCCCGCCAAACCGTCAACACCGTCATCGGCGCCAACTTTCAAGCCGACGCCATCTTTCTCGATCCCTTTTCGCCGCCGCAGTGTCCCCAACTGTGGACCGTCGAATTTCTTCACTTACTCTCCCGTTGTCTCCACCCCCACGGGCGACTGGCCACCTATTCCTGTGCCGCCGCCGTGCGCGCCGCCTTAATCGCAGTCGGGTTATCGATTGGTTCCACCCCACCCGTGGGACGCAAAGCACCGGGAACCGTCGCCAGTTTCAGCGCGATCGCCGAGTCCCCCTTATCGCCACAAGAACGGGAACACCTGCAAACCCGCGCTGCCATTCCCTATCGCGATCGCCAGTTGCAAGATCCAGCCTCTGAGATTATTCGACGGCGGCAACTCGAACAACAAACCTGTCAATTAGAACCCACCTCGCGATGGAAAAAACGATGGATGCTCGCCTCAACCGCTCCCGATTCCGCTCCCAATTCCCCGGGAAAACTCGATGAAAATTTAGCTTAA
- a CDS encoding Get3/ArsA fold putative tail anchor-mediating ATPase NosAFP — MAIILTFLGKGGTGRTTVAIAAAKRLASEGKRVLLAGQDTSPAFGLLLGASVGPDPQEIAANLKAVQLETAVLLERSWEQLKKLEAQYVRTPFFKEVYGQELGVLPGMDEALALNAIREYDASGEYDAIVYDGSSDRATLRMLGMPEILTWYWRRFRGVFSGSELGKALSPFVQPVTSAVFNVGWTTEEIGGQPARDANDLLERGQAAVADPNRVLAYLVTSAEESAIASSRYLWGSAQTVGLTVGGVILNRSSSVAALGDRFDPLTVTPFPTRQGNDWEPLIDALPNFAQGSRAPRPVEIDVASGQVRLFLPSFDKKQVKLTQYGPEVTIEAGDQRRNVFLPPQLKGKPVKGAKFQNGYLIVSF, encoded by the coding sequence ATGGCCATAATTTTAACCTTTTTGGGTAAAGGAGGCACCGGACGCACCACGGTGGCGATCGCCGCCGCCAAGCGTTTGGCCAGTGAAGGCAAACGGGTACTCCTCGCGGGACAAGATACCAGTCCCGCGTTTGGTTTATTACTCGGCGCCTCCGTCGGCCCCGACCCTCAAGAAATTGCGGCAAACCTCAAAGCCGTGCAGTTAGAAACGGCAGTGTTGTTAGAACGCAGTTGGGAACAACTGAAAAAATTAGAGGCGCAATACGTTCGTACCCCATTTTTCAAAGAAGTTTATGGCCAAGAACTGGGCGTTTTGCCGGGAATGGACGAGGCGTTAGCCCTCAATGCCATCCGGGAATACGATGCCAGTGGCGAATACGACGCGATCGTTTATGACGGCAGTAGCGATCGCGCCACCTTGCGAATGTTGGGAATGCCGGAAATTTTGACCTGGTACTGGCGCCGTTTTCGCGGCGTGTTTAGCGGTTCCGAACTCGGTAAAGCCCTCTCCCCGTTCGTCCAACCTGTTACCAGTGCAGTCTTTAACGTCGGCTGGACCACCGAGGAAATCGGCGGTCAACCCGCACGAGATGCTAATGACTTACTCGAACGCGGTCAAGCCGCCGTCGCCGATCCGAATCGCGTCTTAGCTTACTTAGTGACCTCGGCGGAGGAAAGTGCGATCGCCAGCAGTCGCTATTTATGGGGCAGCGCCCAAACCGTCGGTTTGACCGTCGGTGGGGTGATTTTGAATCGCAGCTCATCCGTCGCCGCCTTGGGCGATCGCTTCGATCCGTTAACCGTCACCCCATTCCCCACCCGTCAGGGCAACGACTGGGAACCCCTGATCGATGCCTTGCCGAACTTCGCCCAAGGCAGTCGCGCCCCCCGTCCCGTGGAGATCGATGTCGCTTCCGGTCAAGTCCGCCTATTCTTACCGAGTTTTGATAAAAAACAGGTCAAACTCACCCAATACGGTCCGGAAGTCACGATCGAAGCAGGCGACCAGCGCCGCAACGTTTTTCTACCCCCTCAATTGAAAGGCAAACCCGTCAAAGGGGCGAAGTTTCAAAACGGTTATTTGATCGTTTCGTTTTAG
- the petP gene encoding cytochrome b6f subunit PetP, with protein MEIGQKVKICRLRDRLSGQMVEQIKKNPVGTIAEYKMTDGSGVGVIVKFDSGLATWFFEDEIEVVN; from the coding sequence ATGGAAATAGGTCAAAAGGTAAAAATCTGTCGGCTTCGCGATCGCCTGTCCGGCCAGATGGTCGAGCAGATCAAGAAAAATCCCGTCGGTACGATCGCCGAATACAAAATGACCGATGGTAGTGGCGTCGGCGTCATTGTCAAATTTGACAGTGGTCTGGCCACTTGGTTTTTTGAAGACGAAATCGAAGTGGTTAATTAG
- the hisF gene encoding imidazole glycerol phosphate synthase subunit HisF, protein MLAKRILPCLDVKAGRVVKGVNFVNLKDAGDPVELAQVYNQAGADELVFLDITATHEDRDIIYDVVYRTAEQVFIPLTVGGGIQSLETIKKLLRAGADKVSINSAAVRDPEFVNRASERFGNQCIVVAIDARRRTEEQNPGWDVYVRGGRENTGIDAIAWAKEVEARGAGELLVTSMDADGTQAGYDLELTRTIAEQVQIPVIASGGAGNCEHIYEALTDGRAEAALLASLLHYGQLSVGEIKTYLGDRQIPVRD, encoded by the coding sequence ATGCTTGCCAAACGAATCTTACCTTGTTTAGATGTCAAAGCGGGTCGCGTCGTTAAGGGCGTGAATTTTGTCAACCTTAAAGATGCAGGCGATCCGGTCGAACTGGCTCAAGTTTACAATCAAGCCGGAGCTGACGAGTTAGTTTTTCTCGACATTACTGCCACTCACGAAGACCGCGATATTATTTACGATGTGGTTTACCGAACTGCCGAACAGGTGTTTATTCCTCTCACGGTCGGCGGCGGCATCCAATCCTTAGAGACCATTAAGAAATTGTTACGCGCCGGAGCCGATAAAGTCAGTATCAATTCGGCGGCAGTGCGCGATCCGGAGTTTGTCAACCGCGCCAGCGAGCGCTTTGGCAATCAGTGTATTGTGGTGGCGATCGACGCGCGCCGTCGCACGGAGGAGCAAAATCCGGGTTGGGACGTGTACGTGCGCGGCGGTCGCGAAAATACGGGCATCGACGCGATCGCCTGGGCGAAAGAGGTCGAAGCCCGGGGCGCCGGAGAACTGTTGGTGACTAGCATGGATGCGGACGGCACCCAAGCGGGATACGATTTGGAGTTAACGCGCACGATCGCCGAACAAGTCCAAATTCCGGTGATTGCATCCGGCGGCGCCGGAAACTGCGAGCATATTTACGAAGCGCTCACCGACGGTCGCGCCGAGGCGGCTCTACTGGCGTCGCTGCTGCACTACGGTCAACTTAGCGTCGGTGAAATTAAGACGTATTTAGGCGATCGCCAGATTCCCGTCCGCGATTAA
- the speD gene encoding adenosylmethionine decarboxylase, producing the protein MKQIGIHLIIDAWNCPAHLLDDPDRIRHALIEAVAAGGVTLINLCVHQFSPHGVTATATLAESHIALHTWPEFGYFAADLFFCGSGNPQQAMHLLKTALKAEQISVREIKRGLDLTDKLTG; encoded by the coding sequence ATGAAACAAATTGGTATTCATTTAATTATAGATGCCTGGAACTGTCCCGCTCATTTACTCGACGATCCCGATCGCATTCGCCACGCTTTAATCGAAGCCGTCGCTGCCGGAGGCGTCACCCTGATTAACTTATGCGTCCATCAATTCAGTCCCCATGGGGTCACCGCCACCGCTACCCTCGCCGAATCTCATATTGCCTTGCATACTTGGCCTGAATTTGGCTATTTCGCTGCCGATTTATTCTTTTGTGGCAGTGGCAATCCACAACAAGCCATGCATTTACTCAAAACAGCTCTTAAAGCGGAACAAATCAGCGTTAGAGAAATTAAAAGGGGCTTGGATCTGACCGATAAGTTGACCGGGTGA
- a CDS encoding universal stress protein, which yields MSFEKILVALDRSAQADLVFEKAVDIARQYNSSLLIFHTIHFETAGDVAPLVGTGIGLSPAGGATLPQVQQERLQVEIEQVDRLLQKYAKQAIDAGVATEVDRAIGDAGHWICDRAKQWPADLIVLGRRGRKGLSEMFLGSVSNHVSHNAPCCVLIVQGRAHS from the coding sequence ATGAGTTTTGAAAAAATTTTAGTCGCCCTCGATCGCTCCGCCCAAGCGGATCTGGTCTTCGAGAAAGCGGTAGATATTGCCCGGCAATATAACAGTAGTTTATTAATTTTTCACACGATTCATTTTGAAACCGCCGGAGACGTCGCCCCCTTAGTCGGGACGGGAATCGGCTTATCTCCGGCGGGAGGCGCGACCCTGCCCCAAGTGCAACAAGAACGACTGCAAGTAGAAATCGAACAAGTCGATCGCCTGCTGCAAAAATACGCCAAACAGGCGATCGATGCGGGAGTGGCGACAGAAGTCGATCGCGCCATCGGCGATGCGGGACATTGGATCTGCGATCGGGCCAAACAGTGGCCAGCAGATTTAATCGTCCTCGGTCGTCGGGGTCGCAAAGGACTCAGCGAAATGTTCCTCGGTAGCGTCAGCAATCACGTCAGTCACAACGCCCCCTGTTGCGTGTTGATCGTGCAAGGAAGGGCGCACTCGTAA